Proteins encoded within one genomic window of Eurosta solidaginis isolate ZX-2024a chromosome 1, ASM4086904v1, whole genome shotgun sequence:
- the LOC137238787 gene encoding uncharacterized protein, which produces MLHRHTHFFLTKVLSLLIKQKHYILQRLNQQREQLTNKLKIQLSEKDFKELLDSESNVTNKTTTTLKKRQELKYEKIRAKRNEVFTNNTKHKEWFVNKTKLEFPPDIQALLAKGPKFGLPVDNKNFPLFKYIADGEDLVQSIKSKDQQEEARTKLSLLISNHATTNKHCTIDNAILDTVEQTKKFLNENKNIRILTSDKGNKTVAMEIEEYNKKMEDILMDLTTYRVQRQDPTSRLQNKNNALVEKLFNMEIITKMERKRMITTTAQPPRIYGLPKIHKEGTPLRPICSAIGSPSYTLSKYMADILKNVTASSTYNIKNTIEFKERVNNTYIYEDEKLISFDVVSLFPSIPIQLALEIIQEKWNTIKEYTKIPKTLFMEIIKFCIQESRYFKFNDTIYTQLKGMPMGAPTSPIIADIVMEKLLDDTMLKLRHKPRILTKYVDDLFAIIKENEIQNTLDTLNTFDKNIKFSIELENDEELPYLDSIINRRGNQLKLKWYQKPTASGRIINFNSKHPKTMIMNTAKGCIRKMLQTSDEVYHKEVKKEIFTLLRNNDFPKKTIKTLLRKTKNLNRPKTPDKPIIFKSVAYVPRLSERLAKSDCYDKETTKIAHKPTNTLKNIFNKTKSKIPIMEKNNVVYKIPCKGNSDETCNNIYIGTTKSKLKTRISQHKSDFKFCHQVNNQKTALMAHCADSGHTPNFDETKILQQEQHYNKRFTLEMLHIINIPTNTRLNYKSDVDMYLCEM; this is translated from the exons ATGTTACACAGACATACACACTTTTTCCTTACAAAAGTCTTAAGCTTacttataaaacaaaaacactacATATTGCAACGATTAAATCAACAAAGAGAACAATTAaccaacaaattaaaaatacaattgagtgaaaaagatttcaaagaaTTACTGGATAGCGAGAGTAATGTCACTAATAAAACCACAACAACTTTAAAGAAACGTCAGGAGCTGAAATATGAGAAAATTAGAGCGAAACGAAATGAAGTATTCACCAACAACACCAAGCATAAagagtggtttgtaaacaaaaccaaattggAATTCCCGCCAGATATTCAAGCATTGCTAGCAAAGGGGCCGAAGTTCGGACTACCTGTAGATAACAAGAATTTCCCTCTCTTTAAATATATAGCAGACGGCGAAGATTTGGTACAAAGCATAAAAAGCAAAGATCAACAGGAGGAAGCTCGCACAAAACTCTCTTTGTTAATATCAAATCatgcaacaacaaacaaacattgTACAATAGACAATGCAATTTTAGATACAGTGGAGCAAACTAAGAAATtcctgaatgaaaataaaaacattagaattTTAACATCCGACAAAGGGAATAAAACGGTGGCAATGGAAATTGAAGagtataataagaaaatggaagaTATATTAATGGATCTAACAACATATAGAGTTCAGAGACAGGATCCAACATCACGTTTACAAAACAAGAATAATGCACTAGTAGAAAAACTTTTCAACATGGAAATAATCACAAAGATGGAGAGAAAAAGAATGATAACAACCACCGCACAGCCACCCAGAATCTACGGCCTCCCGAAGATTCATAAGGAAGGAACTCCATTAAGGCCAATATGCTCAGCAATTGGGTCACCTTCTTACACACTGTCCAAATATATGGCAGACATTTTAAAAAACGTAACGGCGAGTTCTACGTACAATATTAAAAACACAATTGAGTTTAAAGAAAGAgtaaacaatacatacatatacgaagATGAAAAGCTTATTTCCTTTGATGTAGTTTCGCTTTTCCCTAGCATCCCGATACAATTGGCACTTGAAATAATACAAGAGAAATGGAATACAATTAAAGAATACACAAAGATACCAAAAACGCTGTTCATGGAAATAATTAAATTCTGCattcaagagagcagatatttcaaattcaatgatactatctatacgcaactaaaaggaatgccgatgggtgcacccacatccccaataatagcggatatagttatggaaaaattattagatgatactatgctgaagttgcgacataaaccaagaatacttaccaaatacgtcgacgacctattcgcgataataaaagaaaatgaaatacaaaacacacttgacacactaaacacttttgacaaaaatataaaatttagtataGAACTAGAGAACGACGAGGAATTACCATACCTggactccataataaacagacgaggaaatcaattaaaactaaagtggtatcaaaagcctacagcatcaggacgaattataaactttaattcaaaacatccgaaaacaatgattatgaatacagcaaagggctgtatacggaaaatgttgcagacttcagatgaagtataccacaaagaagttaaaaaagaaattttcacattactaagaaacaatgattttccgaaaaaaaccataaaaactttattaagaaaaaccaaaaatttaaatagaccaaaaactcccgataaacccattattttcaagtcggtggcttatgtaccgcggctatcagaacgtttagcaaaatctgactgctatgataaagaaactacaaaaattgcgcataaacctacgaacactttaaaaaacatatttaacaaaacaaaatcgaaaataccaataatggaaaaaaataatgtagtttacaagataccatgtaaaggcaatagcgatgaaacgtgcaataatatatatataggtactacaaagtccaaactcaaaacgagaatttcacagcataagtctgattttaaattttgccatcaagttaataatcaaaaaacagcactcatggcccactgtgcagacagcggccacacaccaaactttgatgagactaaaatactgcaacaggaacaacactataacaaacgcttcacactagaaatgttacacattattaatattccgactaacacacgactgaactataagagcgacgtaga tatgtatttatgtgaaatgtaa